TTGCCAGTGAGATTGTTGGCGCATCGAAGGTCGTCGAATTAAAAGAACCGAGCATGGGCGGCGAAGATTTTGCGTACTATTTGCAAAAATATCCCGGCGCCATGTTTCGCCTCGGCGTCGGTCCGGCCTCGTCGCTGCACGCGGACACCTTTGACTTCAACGACGAGGCGCTGGAAACCGGCATGGCGACGATGGCAACTTTGGCCGTCAAGTTTTTGGAACAATAGCTACTGGAGTTTTATGATTCGACTTTTTAAATTAAGCTGCCTTACGTTTATTATAGCCGCCGTTTCCGGTTTGTTTTTATCGTGCGAATTCGACCACGGCCTCGGCCCCTCTGCAACGAAGATCACCGGCCGGGTTATTTTTGATGATCCTGCGGCGCGGCCCGGCAACGTGGACGAAGTGCGGGTGGTGGCCACGGCGAAATTTCTGCCGGACGATTTGGGCGACGTTTATTTCAGCACGGCGGTGCGCTTTGATCTGGCGCAATCGACGTATGAAATCTCGGCGCCGGCCGGCACTTATCCGGTGATTGGCGTTTTATGGAAAGAGCGCGGCAAAAATTGGGACATTAAAAAATTGATCGGCATTTACGGCGTCAAAAAGGATTCGACACTCGCGCCGCGCGCCGTGCACATCACCAAAGCCAATCCGGTCGCCAGCAACGTCGATATTTTTGCGTATTGGAAAATCAACTAACCGAGCGGGAGTTCTGCGGAAATTTGATATGAAAAATGTAAATTTGATTTGTGAAAATAAGATTCTTGTTGTGAAAATTTGTTCTGCGATTTTTCTGTTGATTTTTACCGCCTTTTTGCAGGCTCAGCCATCGGGCAAAATCAGCGGCGTGGTTGCGGATGCGGAAACCAAGACGCCGCTCAGCGGCGCGAATGTGTGGGTCACCAAGACGCTTTTGGGCGCCAGCACCGATGAGAACGGCCGGTTCGTGATTCGGCGCGTGCCGCCGGGTGATTACCTTTTGAGAATTTCCTTCATCGGTTATCGCACCGAGCAGATACGAGTCCGCGTGCAGCGCGATTCCACCTCGCAGATTCAAATCGCCTTGCAGCCCTCGGCCGTGCAATCGGAGACGATCATCGTCACCGGCTCGCGCCAGCAGGAAGATTTGCAGCGCGCCGCCAACAGCGTCAGCGTCGTCACGCCAACAGAGATTCGCCGCCGCAATCGCTTTCGCATCGACGAGAGCTTGCAAAGCATCGCCGGCATCACCCTTGTTGGCGAGAACGTGAACGTGCGCGGCGGTTCCGGCTACGCGCTGCTCGGCCTCGGCGCCAGCCGCGTGCTCATGCTGATCGACGACGTGCCGGTGTTGACCAGCGATCTCGGCCGTGCCAACTGGGATCTTCTGCCGGTCACCGAAGTCGAGCGCGTCGAAGTTTTGAAAGGCGCGGCCTCGGTGTTGTACGGCTCCGGCGGCATCAGCGGCGTGATCAACATTCTCACCAAACGTCCGACCGCGACGCCGTCATTCAGTTTTCGCCAGAGCGCCGGCGTGTATGACGAGCCTTCGGTGCCGGAATGGAAATGGACGAATCGCACGCTGTATTATTATCGCACCGACGCCAGTTACAGCCAAACGTTCTACCGGCTGGGTTTGCGTCTCGCAGTGTCGCGGCACGAGTCAACCGGCGACCGCGACCGCGGCGATTTCCGGCGCTGGTATTTTACCGGCAAAGCGGACTACAGACTTCCCGACAATTCGAATCTGGCGCTGTTTGCGACCTACAGCCGGGACGCACGCGGCTTCTTTTTCAAACTGCAAGATCTCAATTCACCTTTGATCAGCGACACGCAGGATCGCGTCAAGCTCGACGGCATCGCGGCCTCGCTGGTTTACAACAAGCTTTTTTCACCGGTCTTCTCGACCAAAATTCGTTTTTCGTTCAATTCGCAGCTTATCGGCTTGCCCTCGGAGCTGGCGAAGGATTTCAAACCGGCGCTGGGATTCAGCGGGGAAGCGCAGTGGAATTGGCTGCCGCATTCGGCTCACAGTGTGGTGTTCGGTGTCGATTACAAGCGCGACGAGGCCGAATCAAAACATTACGGCTCGCATCGCGGCAATGCGATTTCACCCTATTTTCAAGACATTTGGAAACTCTCGAATATCTGGCAAATTCACGCCGGTTTGCGTTACGATAGCTACATTCTCGTCGGTGATTCGGCGGAGACGCAGTTGAGTCCGAAATTCGGCGCGAGCTATAATTTTTTGCCCGGCTCGATTTTGCATTTTTCCATCGGGCGCGGCTTTCGCTCGCCTTCGATTGCCGAGCGCTTCAGCCAGTTTCGCAGCCGCGGCGGCTTTGAGCTGAAAAGCAATCCCGACTTGCAGCCGGAACGCTCGACGCTTTTCGACGCCGGTTTGCGCCAGCGTGTGGGCGAAAATGTTTCCGCCGAGGTGACGGCGTTTTGGAACCAGTACGACAATCTGATCGAGCTCGACACGAAAAATATTCCAGTGTTGCGTTTTCTCAATTATCCGCGCACGCGCATGCGTGGCATCGAAACGCAATTCAAAGGCCGTTGGTGGGGCCATCGCCTGGGCTTGGAAACGGCGATGAGCTGGATGGAAGCGCAAAGTTTGTCGGACGATCCGGCGAGCGGGTTGAAGAAAAATCAAACGCTGCCATACCGTCCGAAATTCACGGCGTTTGTTTCACCTTCGTTCTCGCTCGGCCCGGCGACGCTCGAGGCGGATTACCGCCATGTTTCGCGTTATGATAAAACGCTGCAATTTCCGGAGGAAGTGCCGCTCAAAAATTGGGATGTGCGCCTGCATTACCGCTGGCGCCAATTGGGCCTGCAGCTCGGCGTGAAGAACGCAGTGAATTACAATCACGCCCCGATCGAGCGCAACATCGGAGAAATTCGCAATTTTTATTTTGCGGTGAATGGAGAGTTTTAATGAAGTCCAAAATTCCAAAGCGTCTGCCCGGTTTGGCGCTGCTGCTGTTGTTCGGGGGCGGTTGTGATTATGATCATGGCCTCGACCCCATTCCTTATCGTATCAAAGGCACGGTGATTTTCGACGAGGCCATCCCGCCGTGGTATGTTCGCGAAGCGAGAGTTGCCATTGCCAAACGTTTCCCGCCGGAGAATCTCGCCACGGATCTCGTTTACAGCGATCCTCTGCCGTTCAATCGCGACACGCTGCGCACGCGGCCCGACACGCTGCATTACGAGCTGGTCGTCGATCCGGGCACGTACCCGGCCGCCGGCGTGCTGTGGCGCAGAAACGGCGCGTCGTGGGATATCGCCAATATCCTCGGCATCTACGGCCTTGATTTCGCCAGCGGCTCGTTCAGCCCGAAAGCCATCACCATCAACGCGACGCAACCGATTGCCGACAGCGTCAACGTGTACGCGAGCTGGGAACTCACCAAACGCGATGCGATCATCGAGGGCGACATCACGTTCAAAGGCGAATGGCCGCAAGGCCCCGAGGGCACGGAAATCGTGGCGATTGCTTTTTTCCCGATCATTCCCAAAACCCAGCTTGATTTTTTGAGCGTGAAGGCGTTGGATATCAACGTCCCGCTCTTGCGCAAGGAGCCTTTCCACTACCGCACGGCGGTCGGCAGCGGCGAGTATAAATTCATCGCGCTGTTTTGGAAAGGGAAAAAAACGAGCATCTTCGATATTCGCACGATTGGGTTTTATCATTGCCCGAACGATTCGTTGCAGCCCAAATCAGTGCAGGTCGGCACGAATGAAACCAAGGGCGGCATTGATTTCTCCGTTGATTTTTCCACGTTGCCGGCTGGAGTTAATTTCAAGAAAGACGAGGTGGGGTGTCGATAAGTCGATAGGGTCTCCTCAAAACCCTCGTCGAGGCTGCCTACGGCTGACTGGTTCAAAAGTTTCAACTCACCTGCTGCCATCCATGCCCACCAGCAGCCCTTGATGGTATCGCAATCCCCGGTCGATCAGACTCTTGAGGAAGTCGGCACACACGCGGCTGTTCTCTGTACCGCTTTCGACAAAGCCTAAAATGCGCTTTTCGCCGCTGGTAGCGATCCCCAGCGCCATGATCATTTGCGCCTCGCCAAAGGCTTTGCCATCCAAGACCAGCGCAACAAACTCATCGCTATCGAGGCGGGGAGACAACAGCACATCGAGTTTTTTTGCGCTGCTGCGGACAAAGCGACGAGACACGGTACTTCGCGCAGGCTCGAGGCCTGCCGGATCAACCGCGCGGCGTTTTCATACTGCTGGCCCCGCCAAGGCGGGGCAAGATTTTGACAAAGAGCTTTTCGTCGTTAGCGCGAGGCTGCTGGAGGTGCTGATAAAGATCCATCCTCGGATGGCTTCAAGGAAACCGTTCATGGTCTCACCGAAAATGAGTTCTATTGCGTTGAGAGGTTTAATTCAGGTTCGCATTTTTTGTTCAAGGCTGCGGCCTATAATCTGTGGTTCAACGTCGCGCGCAAGAACAGTTTCAAAGGCCATAAAACCCCGTGGGAAATTGTCAAGGAACGTCAAGCGAACATTCATCCGGCCGTGGCCGCCTGGCAACGCGTTTTTCTCGACGAAATTTGGCGATCTAAACTTGGCGCTGAACAAAAAAGGGGTACGATGTTATTCCGCAGCCCTGTTTTTATTCTCGGCAAGGTGAATAAGGTATATGGGCTCCAGCTCGACACAAATAATTACTCTTGCTCGAATGAAAATTTTTTATTAAACTTAAGGTGTTATTTTGCTGTACCTGCTGGCTTGTCGGGCGGCGGGAAATGGGACTGCGAGGTTTTGTGGGATTTTGACAAGTACCTCACACAAAAACGAGTTCTCCCGTGACGGGGCTGGCTCGGAAACCGTTAGGGGAAATCGTGGGAGGTAGCAGTTCATGGCAGGTCTTAAACCTAAACCGGATTTGGCGCTGGGGCTCATTAAAAGTGAAAAAGAGGCGTACTGGCTGATCGGGCGCCTGCGAGCCTCGAAGATCAAAAATTTTTTGATGAAATATCAAGAAAGCTGGCACGTCTGTGTGGGAAAAAATTCTCACTCAAGAGCGCTTTGAGTTCGTAGGATGGGCCCATGTGAAGAAGCATGATGGGCTGCACCTGTAGGATGAATTGTTGGAGACAGCACGTTTATGGCAGACAAAGGACCGCCGGCCAATCAACCGGATTTGACTCCGTTGTTCATTATTTTACTTATCATCATCATCGCCGGACTGG
The DNA window shown above is from candidate division KSB1 bacterium and carries:
- a CDS encoding TonB-dependent receptor; the protein is MKNVNLICENKILVVKICSAIFLLIFTAFLQAQPSGKISGVVADAETKTPLSGANVWVTKTLLGASTDENGRFVIRRVPPGDYLLRISFIGYRTEQIRVRVQRDSTSQIQIALQPSAVQSETIIVTGSRQQEDLQRAANSVSVVTPTEIRRRNRFRIDESLQSIAGITLVGENVNVRGGSGYALLGLGASRVLMLIDDVPVLTSDLGRANWDLLPVTEVERVEVLKGAASVLYGSGGISGVINILTKRPTATPSFSFRQSAGVYDEPSVPEWKWTNRTLYYYRTDASYSQTFYRLGLRLAVSRHESTGDRDRGDFRRWYFTGKADYRLPDNSNLALFATYSRDARGFFFKLQDLNSPLISDTQDRVKLDGIAASLVYNKLFSPVFSTKIRFSFNSQLIGLPSELAKDFKPALGFSGEAQWNWLPHSAHSVVFGVDYKRDEAESKHYGSHRGNAISPYFQDIWKLSNIWQIHAGLRYDSYILVGDSAETQLSPKFGASYNFLPGSILHFSIGRGFRSPSIAERFSQFRSRGGFELKSNPDLQPERSTLFDAGLRQRVGENVSAEVTAFWNQYDNLIELDTKNIPVLRFLNYPRTRMRGIETQFKGRWWGHRLGLETAMSWMEAQSLSDDPASGLKKNQTLPYRPKFTAFVSPSFSLGPATLEADYRHVSRYDKTLQFPEEVPLKNWDVRLHYRWRQLGLQLGVKNAVNYNHAPIERNIGEIRNFYFAVNGEF
- a CDS encoding transposase, giving the protein MSRRFVRSSAKKLDVLLSPRLDSDEFVALVLDGKAFGEAQMIMALGIATSGEKRILGFVESGTENSRVCADFLKSLIDRGLRYHQGLLVGMDGSR